A stretch of Brassica napus cultivar Da-Ae chromosome C6, Da-Ae, whole genome shotgun sequence DNA encodes these proteins:
- the LOC106356956 gene encoding uncharacterized protein LOC106356956 produces the protein MGLCVSVGRSDCDSSPAAKIVTVNGDLREYNVPVLASQVLEAESMASSSSRPSSYFLCNSDSLYYDDFIPAIEPEEILQADQIYFVLPVSKRQYRLTASDMAALAVKASVAMEKAAKNKNRRRKSGRISPVMMMNQPNERLVVVNRSSTMVQKGNLPNKTTQFKSTNTIGYSRSGSVRQLKRYASGRARKLAARSIKRLSTIHEENIF, from the coding sequence atgggtctttgtgtaTCTGTTGGTCGTAGCGACTGCGATTCTTCTCCGGCGGCTAAAATCGTAACGGTTAACGGCGATCTCCGGGAATACAATGTCCCGGTGTTAGCTTCACAGGTTCTTGAAGCTGAATCgatggcttcttcttcctctcggcCTTCCTCTTATTTTCTATGTAATTCAGATTCTCTTtattacgacgatttcatcccgGCGATCGAACCGGAGGAGATTCTTCAGGCGGATCAAATCTATTTCGTTCTCCCTGTCTCCAAACGTCAGTACCGTCTCACGGCGTCCGATATGGCGGCTCTGGCGGTGAAAGCTAGCGTCGCCATGGAGAAAGCTGCGAAGAACAAAAATCGCCGTCGCAAGAGCGGGAGGATCTCtccggtgatgatgatgaatcagcCTAACGAACGGCTCGTCGTCGTTAATAGAAGTTCGACGATGGTGCAAAAGGGAAACCTACCGAATAAAACGACGCAGTTTAAGAGTACTAATACAATCGGTTATTCCCGGTCCGGTTCGGTACGGCAATTGAAAAGATATGCGTCCGGGAGGGCTAGGAAGCTTGCGGCTCGATCGATTAAAAGACTCTCAACAATCCACGAAGAAAACATTTTTTAG
- the LOC106353510 gene encoding protein RGF1 INDUCIBLE TRANSCRIPTION FACTOR 1-like — MGPMMRAQEEEEEGHYLSPPWLIPMLRANYFVPCSIHAGSNKSECNMFCLDCTSDAFCSYCLVNHKNHRVLQIRRSSYHNVVRVNEIQKYIDISCVQTYIINSARIVFLNERPQPRIGKGVTNTCEICFRSLLDSYRFCSLGCKLGGMKRGIQSLTFSLKGKREREYLGGSESDEATTPTKIRKTCAFNRLMSGLLICTVKSDYFSGDQRCTSSGDESGFNLSPGTPPIYNHRNSSRRKGVPHRAPF; from the exons ATG GGACCAATGATGagagcacaagaagaagaagaagaaggtcattATCTGAGTCCACCATGGCTAATTCCAATGCTAAGAGCAAACTACTTCGTCCCGTGTTCCATCCACGCCGGTTCCAACAAAAGCGAATGCAACATGTTCTGTCTTGACTGTACTTCCGATGCCTTTTGCTCTTACTGTTTGGTCAATCACAAAAACCATCGTGTCCTTCAG ATACGTAGATCATCATACCACAACGTTGTGAGGGTAAACGAGATTCAGAAGTACATAGACATATCTTGTGTTCAGACATATATAATCAACAGCGCAAGGATCGTGTTCTTGAACGAACGTCCTCAGCCAAGAATCGGCAAAGGCGTTACCAATACTTGTGAAATATGTTTCAGAAGCCTTCTTGATTCTTACCGTTTCTGCTCTCTTGGTTGCAAA CTTGGAGGGATGAAGAGAGGGATTCAAAGTCTAACCTTCTCTTTGAAAGGGAAGCGTGAGAGAGAGTATCTTGGTGGGTCGGAATCCGATGAGGCGACCACACCAACTAAGATACGTAAGACGTGTGCTTTCAACCGTCTGATGAGTGGTCTTCTTATCTGCACCGTTAAGTCAGATTACTTTTCAGGAGATCAACGGTGTACGAGCTCCGGTGATGAAAGCGGTTTTAATCTTTCTCCGGGAACACCGCCGATATATAATCACCGGAACTCAAGTAGACGGAAGGGCGTACCACACCGTGCTCCGTTCTGA
- the LOC125588487 gene encoding uncharacterized protein At3g43530-like, with protein sequence MAGRGRGRKKSQQKKSTKRNSAPIEEQHVEELSTENDSDDMSAHGIESDNQGTDNQFASSQECHSLPPDELCFKNTEFTQTCKIHSKCYVTETVKFLKKTRFKPELEWFENHPQFCHFFHMPDEPNLKLQGMWMLLLRTVPLHESEDTSWFAVNGVPVRYSMREHALISGLDCHDYSAKYKKIGSFAFVDMHFKSHKEITMLSVREKLLSMSACGDRLKMAVLYFLGTIIRAKGRYNAPFDPFILRIVNDVEILAFECIPALKARFREGVEGCMSKCPRMCKKRFQSNSMKGYPLEDLYDTLGEIKVIESVLVPTVDEEPLMARLMDEEPDYENEEGVSNLWSTWLTVKEKPIFWQELYELDVAAREFPQKKDKRKVHEEASSSNTSLEDVLKGFEARLMTSLSEVNGNVEKMNKRLGKIERCQVVLKKRCKRMKAMEKKLEKIEDCQYYLKKGQEGGEEMRK encoded by the exons ATGGCAGGCCGAGGTCGAGGGAGAAAAAAATCTCAGCAGAAAAAGTCCACAAAAAGAAACAGTGCTCCTATAGAAGAGCAGCATGTAGAAGAACTTTCAACAGAGAATGATAGTGATGATATGTCAGCACACGGAATTGAGTCTGATAATCAGGGAACCGATAATCAGTTTGCATCATCTCAA GAGTGCCATTCACTACCACCTGATGAGCTATGTTTCAAGAACACCGAGTTCACCCAGACGTGTAAGATACATAGCAAGTGTTATGTGACCGAGACGGTGAAGTTTCTGAAGAAGACTAGGTTTAAGCCTGAGCTCGAGTGGTTTGAAAACCACCCTCAGTTTTGCCATTTTTTCCACATGCCCGATGAACCAAACTTGAAGCTGCAGGGTATGTGGATGCTTCTACTGCGCACTGTTCCTTTACATGAGTCAGAGGACACATCTTGGTTTGCTGTTAATGGAGTGCCCGTTCGGTATTCAATGAGAGAGCATGCTCTCATCTCGGGATTGGACTGCCATGACTACTCGGCTAAGTATAAGAAGATTGGAAGCTTTGCGTTTGTAGACATGCATTTCAAATCACATAAGGAGATCACTATGCTATCTGTGAGAGAGAAGTTGTTGAGTATGAGTGCGTGTGGGGATCGACTCAAAATGGCAGTGCTTTACTTCTTAGGCACGATTATCAGAGCGAAGGGAAGGTATAATGCCCCGTTCGACCCTTTCATATTAAGAATCGTCAACGATGTGGAG ATCCTAGCATTTGAGTGTATTCCAGCTCTGAAGGCACGATTTAGAGAAGGTGTAGAAGGTTGTATGAGTAAGTGTCCGAGGATGTGTAAAAAGCGGTTCCAAAGTAACAGCATGAAGGGTTATCCTCTTGAGGATTTGTACGACACACTAGGAGAAATTAAG GTGATTGAAAGTGTTCTTGTTCCTACTGTTGATGAGGAACCTCTCATGGCACGTTTAATGGATGAGGAGCCAGACTATGAAAATGAAGAAGGCGTGAGTAATTTGTGGAGCACGTGGTTGACTGTTAAGGAGAAGCCTATCTTTTGGCAAGAACTCTATGAGTTAGATGTGGCTGCAAGGGAGTTTCCTCAGaagaaagacaaaagaaaagtgCATGAAGAAGCATCCTCCTCTAATACAAGTTTGGAGGACGTTTTGAAAGGGTTTGAAGCGAGGTTGATGACAAGTTTGAGTGAAGTGAATGGGAATGTGGAAAAAATGAACAAGAGGCTTGGGAAGATTGAACGTTGccaagttgttttaaaaaagagGTGTAAGAGGATGAAGGCAATGGAGAAGaagcttgagaagattgaagattgccaatattatttaaaaaaaggcCAAGAAGGTGGAGAAGAAATGAGGAAATGA
- the LOC125588488 gene encoding cilia- and flagella-associated protein 251-like encodes MVEEEVVEPEEEAGKMVEEEVEEPEEEAVKIVEEEVVEPEEEAGKMVEEEVVEPEEEAGKMVEEEVEEPEEEKQEWYMVVYEDSTYETKEADEGAAKPSGTGVKHRPKQMALRKHATKQAPKPRGRPRMDTEPKKFTTPEQTKRIRSHSQWVSTPFTEANTDEIEGRKKKPRTKA; translated from the coding sequence ATGGTGGAGGAAGAAGTGGTAGAGCCTGAGGAAGAGGCTGGAAAAATGGTGGAGGAAGAAGTGGAAGAACCTGAGGAAGAGGCTGTAAAAATTGTGGAGGAAGAGGTAGTAGAGCCTGAGGAAGAGGCTGGAAAAATGGTGGAGGAAGAGGTGGTAGAGCCTGAGGAAGAGGCTGGAAAAATGGTGGAGGAAGAGGTGGAAGAACCTGAGGAAGAAAAGCAAGAGTGGTACATGGTTGTCTACGAAGACAGTACTTATGAAACGAAGGAAGCTGACGAGGGAGCAGCCAAGCCTTCTGGAACTGGGGTCAAGCATAGGCCAAAACAAATGGCATTGAGGAAGCACGCTACTAAGCAGGCTCCTAAGCCGAGGGGTAGACCAAGAATGGATACTGAACCAAAGAAGTTCACAACGCCAGAACAGACAAAAAGGATACGTTCACATTCACAGTGGGTTTCCACTCCTTTCACTGAAGCTAACACTGATGAGATTGAAGGCCGCAAGAAGAAGCCTAGAACAAAGGCGTAG
- the LOC106355699 gene encoding uncharacterized protein LOC106355699: MASPITIICFDYGGSYIKDGGERRWISGEDEIHTLVMKTAVEEITYSELVESICIKIKANADGMVKTSYFPMILYSNKPSYICRDEDVLGYLMQVNHDKCRSVLHVEISSDMDDTYGGMSLLGDDDETDDSYVGLSDEDDDETDDSYVGLSDGTKEDDTEQDGTDQDHEMDGVVALYTPEQHEDIEMHENLKHGYEGTEVRVEEEAGEAEVEAARAGVEATTAVEEECDDGLDLVKGQEFRTKVAMQVLVQRGAHKNGFEYETLKSDTVRFVAKCRGAKEGCKWYLRVVKLKNSDLWTVRTYNKSHTCSVVTTSTLRNRRRADTPHVVAHLF; encoded by the coding sequence ATGGCCTCACCTATTAcaatcatatgttttgattacGGAGGAAGTTACATCAAAGATGGGGGTGAGAGAAGATGGATCTCGGGAGAAGATGAAATTCACACTCTAGTGATGAAGACAGCTGTGGAAGAGATTACGTATTCTGAATTGGTTGAAAGTATATGCATAAAGATTAAGGCAAATGCAGATGGGATGGTGAAGACTAGTTACTTTCCAATGATATTGTATTCGAACAAGCCATCATATATTTGTCGTGATGAAGACGTTTTGGGTTATCTCATGCAAGTAAATCATGATAAATGTAGAAGTGTTTTACATGTGGAGATCAGCAGCGACATGGATGATACATATGGTGGTATGTCACTTTTAGGAGATGATGATGAGACTGATGATAGCTATGTTGGTCTttctgatgaagatgatgatgaaactGATGATAGCTATGTTGGTCTTTCTGATGGGACCAAGGAAGATGACACTGAGCAAGATGGAACTGATCAGGATCATGAGATGGATGGTGTGGTCGCGCTTTACACACCCGAACAACATGAAGACATTGAGATGCATGAGAATTTAAAGCATGGGTATGAAGGAACAGAAGtaagagtggaagaagaagctggagaaGCGGAAGTTGAAGCTGCAAGAGCCGGAGTTGAAGCCACGACTGCAGTAGAAGAAGAATGCGATGATGGTCTCGATTTGGTTAAGGGTCAAGAATTCAGAACTAAGGTAGCCATGCAAGTTCTAGTTCAGAGGGGTGCACATAAGAATGGTTTTGAGTATGAAACATTGAAGTCCGATACTGTGAGATTTGTGGCAAAATGTCGAGGAGCCAAAGAAGGTTGCAAGTGGTATTTGCGTGTAGTAAAGCTTAAGAATTCAGATCTTTGGACGGTTAGAACTTACAACAAGTCTCATACATGCTCAGTAGTAACTACAAGTACCCTTAGAAACAGAAGGAGAGCAGACACACCACATGTTGTCGCGCATCTGTTTTGA
- the LOC106353509 gene encoding uncharacterized protein LOC106353509 has product MAPPPWNPEASLVSPRGSPSCALPIRQWLKGNAKARLGDYRASLRGLGFDYCWLLSYKQEVRQCGALWLFPSGANSLGEALILFFLSKQFIDSLGMTILRCTFMLFCSLIAKSLKPYQRVKIETLRCRKYMGNIWTIRMWHCIRSGSSFGL; this is encoded by the exons ATGGCTCCACCGCCATGGAACCCTGAGGCGAGCCTAGTTTCCCCAAGGGGCTCGCCTAGTTGCGCTTTGCCCATAAGGCAGTGGCTTAAAGGCAATGCAAAGGCGCGCCTTGGAGACT ATAGAGCATCATTACGTGGCTTAGGATTTGATTATTGTTGGCTACTTTCATACAAACAAGAGGTTCGACAATGTGGAGCTCTCTGGC TTTTTCCCTCAGGCGCCAATTCCCTAGGCGAAGCTCTTATACTCTTCTTTTTGTCAAAGCAGTTTATTGATTCACTAGGTATGACCATCTTACGTTGCACATTTATGTTGTTTTGTAGTTTAATAGCAAAAAGCTTGAAGCCTTATCAAAGGGTAAAGATAGAAACCCTGAGATGCAG GAAATATATGGGGAACATCTGGACAATTCGAATGTGGCATTGTATTCGGAGTGGAAGTAGCTTTGGGTTATGA